One Nicotiana tomentosiformis chromosome 4, ASM39032v3, whole genome shotgun sequence genomic window carries:
- the LOC104109935 gene encoding uncharacterized protein: MEKGADTTDVMPMVEGKGSKEPVQKESSDGLSFSWTEDQNNNEGEEEGGVVASHEEHQTQDMANDEKKSENEGDSGEEKESEAGNKIYEQVDDSGEEEKNREEGGDFESEGEDGEKASEREGEDEKSEEENENTSRESEGSMAIGNTVIAPLEEASGKKRNEETRSLLAPFTRYEEVSSDEDNLPLSVVGKKKKKTHVKAKTPVIHGRKEVVDEQIIKESRGAKKPRKQVSVVEPIVELDAEDEFDSSLLEKASSQKRKVVKSTKTATPSKRASRGKKRNSLPAVVDKITEFRNRKTLNGKILANTDEKGMVQLVEKIELEGWKHMFVKVFPPVCVLAMVEFYANF; the protein is encoded by the exons ATGGAGAAAGGGGCAGATACCACTGATGTTATGCCAATGGTTGAGGGGAAAGGTAGTAAAGAACCAGTACAAAAGGAGTCTTCTGATGGTCTCTCTTTCAGTTGGACTGAGGATCAGAATAATAATGAAGGTGAGGAAGAAGGAGGAGTGGTGGCCAGTCATGAGGAGCATCAGACTCAGGACATGGCTAATGATGAGAAAAAAAGTGAGAATGAGGGAGATTCTGGTGAGGAGAAGGAGAGTGAGGCAGGAAATAAGATATATGAACAAGTGGATGATTCTGGAGAGGAAGAAAAGAATAGAGAGGAAGGAGGTGATTTTGAGAGTGAAGGCGAGGATGGAGAAAAGGCAAGTGAGCGTGAAGGAGAGGATGAAAAGAGTGAGGAAGAGAATGAGAATACAAGTAGGGAATCTGAAGGCTCTATGGCTATTGGGAACACTGTGATAGCCCCATTAGAGGAAGCAAGTGGAAAGAAAAGGAATGAAGAAACTAGGTCTTTGCTAGCTCCTTTCACTAGATATGAGGAGGTCAGCAGTGATGAGGACAATTTACCCTTGTCTGTAGTagggaagaaaaaaaagaagacccATGTGAAAGCAAAAACGCCTGTTATCCATGGAAGAAAAGAG GTTGTTGATGAACAAATCATTAAGGAGTCCAGAGGTGCCAAGAAGCCAAGGAAGCAAGTTTCAGTTGTGGAACCTATTGTTGAGTTGGATGCAGAAGATGAGTTTGATTCTTCTCTGCTAGAAAAGGCATCCTCACAAAAGAGAAAGGTTGTCAAATCTACAAAGACTGCTACCCCATCTAAAAGGGCTAGTagaggaaagaaaagaaatagtTTGCCTGCTGTGGTTGATAAGATTACTGAGTTCAGGAACAGAAAAACACTTAATGGGAAGATTCTTGCAAACACTGATGAGAAAGGGATGGTTCAGCTAGTTGAAAAGATTGAGTTAGAGGGATGGAAACACATGTTTGTCAAGGTTTTCCCTCCTGTGTGTGTGCTTGCTATGGTGGAGTTCTATGCGAACTTCTAG